In Cryptomeria japonica chromosome 10, Sugi_1.0, whole genome shotgun sequence, a genomic segment contains:
- the LOC131055453 gene encoding uncharacterized protein LOC131055453: MRIPPPTREEENPCFICRNNVNIMDDSMYIRMVQHLIEKCLLFNMDRHECVQTLAKRAHIHPLITLAVWNGLLRENRDFFRTYFIGRSQIYNAQIHSRDPTYYMRHCRRK, from the exons ATGAGAATTCCACCACCAACACGTGAAGAGGAAAATCCATGCTTTATTTGTAGGAATAACGTTAATATCATGGATGATAGCATGTATATTCGCATGGTTCAGCATCTCATCGAGAAGTGCCTGCTCTTTAACATGGATCGCCATGAATGTGTTCAAACCCTCGCCAAGCGTGCCCACATTCATCCTCTCATCACTCTTGCAG TTTGGAATGGCCTACTTCGAGAGAACAGAGATTTTTTTCGAACCTATTTCATAGGCAGATCACAGATTTACAATGCTCAGATTCACA GTAGGGATCCAACATACTATATGAGGCATTGCAGAAGGAAGTGA